In the genome of Podospora pseudocomata strain CBS 415.72m chromosome 7, whole genome shotgun sequence, the window TCTTGCTCACGtcggggttgtttttgtgttTCGACAAGCCCCTTACGAGCAATCCGGCCATGTAGCCCAGGCGCCTGCCGAGGACGGGGTGTTTGACGTATTCCTTTGCGGCTTTGACGTttgggaggttgaagatTTGGCCCTTGCCTGTGTTGCCCCATTTCGTGCCCTTTAGGCAGGGGAGCATGCAGTAGTGCCAGTGGTGCCGAGGGCTGGttctttgcctttttttGATGTCGGCGTAGCAGGTTTGCTCGTGGGTTTTTCCTTGGATGGAGTCCTTGTCGGCGAGGTTTTGGCATTTGACGAAGTGGTCGAACTCATCATTGACCGGGTCGTCGGGGGGGCCGGTTGGATCTGCGGACATGGTTTCTGACGTGGGGTTTTGGTCTTGCGAGGGGGAAAGCGGAAGCGAAAGTTTGCAAAGACACTGCTGGTCTTGcgagttgaggttggggaaaGGTTGGTTGCGGAGATAATGAAGCAAAAGGCGTAGAAAGGCTCGATCAGCAAGTCAGAGAGGACTTGTGCTTTGCCGTTCTCAAGAACAAGTAGCGGACAAAGAAAGGGTCTCCGTCTCCGAACGAAAGTCGGTCTCGCAAACAAAGGGCCGCCTGTCCCCCATTCAGGAACAACGTGTCGAGATCAGAATAAAGAAAgatttcttttccttggaGCGGAAAGAGCCATTGTCAAGAAACACGCCAAAACGGgatagggggggggggcgctAACAAATGCCTTGATTGTGTGTTTACCAACTCCAACTTTGTCTCCGATCCAACCCCCTAATCCAAgtaaacaaaccaccacccccttttccccttcaaAAGAACAAAAGCCCTCCCCTTTTTCCCTTGGCTACTcactcaccccctccccaccaaaaaCTCATCAAACCACCCCACCGCCTGCAAAAAcgccccctccttcccaaacCTCTCACTCTCCACACTATAGTTCGCCCTCACCGCAAACCCATGCGGCGTCCCCCCATAAACACCAACCTGATACCTCCCCCCGGCCCCCAGaagcaacccctccaactccgccctcctcgccgcagTAAGCAGCTCATCCCTATCCGCCGCCGCGACACTGACCGGCTTTTCCACCCCGCTGATCTCCTCATCAGTCAGCAGACTCGGGTGCGCGGCAAAAGCTACGTCTGCTCCCCCTGGGGAAGGGTTGACAACCCTGAGTGCGTACCGCCCCCCAAAGCAGTAGCCCGCCGCGGCGATACTCGAGATGTTGAGGCTGCCGCggaggtgggagatggcGGAGGCGATGATAGGGTCTGTgacggggggttggtgagctgcTAAAAACGCCGGGATGGAAAAGTTGGCGGAGGCGGGGTCGTTGATGTCCGACGGGGCGGGGGAGCCAGCAAAAAGGTCTGGGACGAGGGTGAGGTAGCCTGCCCGGGCGAAGGAGTCGGCTAGCAGCTTATTttgaaggaggttgaggccgAAGACgtcggtgaggaggaggatggcggatTGGGACCGGGGTTTGGTGcggggggatttgggggggggcggggagatGTAGACTGTTACTGTGGGGGGGTGTTAGTGATaggacaaaaaaaaaagggggggggagggggggagggatataCGGTTGTTGGCGATCTTGATCTCTTTGCCTGCTGGCTCGCCGGTGTgagcgaggatggaggcGTCGATGGGACCGCCGGTGTTCTTTTTGGCTCCGGGGTCGGCTTGGACGGCGCCAAAGAGGAGCAGGGCGCtcgtgatgatggaggaacGCATGGTGTTTGATGTCGATGGGTTGAGGCCGGAGGGAAAGTTGCGTCTTCCATCAACGGGACGAGACGCCTATAATATATAAGGAGGCGACATCGTCAACCTTTCCTACCAGGGTCAACATGACGATCAGGGCCCTTGCATGCAATTGATTACCTGCATCACATCCATCCACACCCGAGCATCTTTACCGAAGAAGCAGAATAAAACCGGCGAATTTCCCGATTGGGATCCGGGCTCTCCAATGTACCTATTTTGCCGTCTGCTCACCACCGGGATGTTGGATGTTCCCTACATTGTAAAGTCCGCAGGCTAGCACCTAAAGCCGATGGCCCGGTACTATTGTCACATCTTCTCATGGCCAACATTCCCTCGCTACCAAAACTCATAGGTTCTGTAGCGCAGTACCTGGCCACTTGCAAGCGCACGAGTGAACTACGCTCTTTGGATTGTATGGTGATAAATCCTCAGAGCGACTACCCCTCCCTGACGTAACAGTCAACGGTGTTAATACAACCCAAGAAACGGCTTATATCTCTGTCCCGATTAACAGGTGCCTGCGCGGGCTCTCGCCGAagccaccgccctcctctcctccagatCAACAACTGCCGGCTaatccccccaaccacctcgcTGGTCCACACGTACACACGGCGCATGCGGTCGTTGCCTCCGGATCTGCTGATGCTCATTAAAATCTATTCTTTAGCCCTATCAAGACAttatcgtcatcatcaccatcacccacaCCATCCCCTCATCGTTTGTACACAACAGGGCGTCGTCACCAAAGCACCCATGAGTGTACACCCCAAACTTTCCAACACATTCAGTTGCCCGTTGCAAGCATGTACACATTCCTGCTGCTCCGTCTATCATACGCCTTCATG includes:
- a CDS encoding hypothetical protein (EggNog:ENOG503NUGF; COG:Q) → MRSSIITSALLLFGAVQADPGAKKNTGGPIDASILAHTGEPAGKEIKIANNLTVYISPPPPKSPRTKPRSQSAILLLTDVFGLNLLQNKLLADSFARAGYLTLVPDLFAGSPAPSDINDPASANFSIPAFLAAHQPPVTDPIIASAISHLRGSLNISSIAAAGYCFGGRYALRVVNPSPGGADVAFAAHPSLLTDEEISGVEKPVSVAAADRDELLTAARRAELEGLLLGAGGRYQVGVYGGTPHGFAVRANYSVESERFGKEGAFLQAVGWFDEFLVGRG